CACTTGGTGGGATTGTTTTGGTTTTCCTTGGAGATCAAAACGAATCGGTCGTCGGGATACCTCTTCCCAATTGGGGAAATCCAAGTTTTCTGTAACCTTGGATGGCTTTCGCAAAAGGGATTCCAATGCCTCGATGTGTTTTTGATCTTCTAATTCGCTCATTCGTATTAATCTGGAACCAGATTTTCCCTTTTTGCTATGGCCAAAACTTTTTCAGTGGCTTTGATGACAAGCCTTGACGCGGTGGAAACAGATACGCCTAAAACTTCTGCGATCTGAACGAGTTGGAACCCTTCTACGTTTTTTAATAATAAAGCAGACCGTTCCTCTTCGGAAAGTTCCCCGAGGAATGAATACAATCGATCTTCTAAGTCTTGGTATTCTGCCTTTGTTTCTAATTTGGGATTGTGGCTATGAAATTCGATCTCATCCGAGGCAATTTCCCGAGAGGTGGAAAACTTTTTGGCATAATTGATGGATAAATTGCGTGCGATGGTGTACAAAACCATGATGGACTTCTCTTCTGAGAGGCCAGCATTGCCATAATGTTTATGGAAACTTAAAAAGCTGTCTTGCATTAAATCCATGGCTGTGTCCGCATTTTGAGTGTATTTATAAAGGAAGTCAAAAATTCGTTTATGACTTCTTTCGTAGATTTGACTCATGGAGACTAAATTGTCGGACACAATCTTGTATGTGTTCGTAAAACCAAGTCTCTGACAAGTAAAATCCCATTCCTCTCTGTAAAAGAAAACAATTGGGAGGAGAACAATTCTCAGAAACTCGGTTTATTTTTCGCGCAAAAGGGCGTCATTCGCCGCATTTTTGTAAGCCCCGATCATAGTTGGGTAATTGAAAATATGTTCGGTGAAATACTCAATGGGAGCTTTTAGGTTCACAACACACTGCCCAAGGGCAATGAGCTCTGTTGCTTTATCCGAAATGATATGGACTCCCAAAACTCTCCTTGTCTGTTTATCGAATAAAATCTTTAATAATCCCACTTGGTCTCCACTGATTTGAGCCCTTGTGATGGTATCAAACTTGGCAAGACCCACTCCGTATGGAACTCCCCTTTTTTTGAGTGCTTCTTCAGTGGGTCCAATCGTTGCAATTTCTGGTAACGTATAAATCCCAATTGGGAATTCTTCCGCATCAACAGGGACCGAAGGCAAACCAAACATGTGTTTTGCGACATAAGCGCCTTGGTACATAGACACAGATGCTAAGCTTGGGAATCCAATGACATCCCCACAGGCGTAAATATTGGGGATATTCGTTTGGTAATTTTCATTCACTTGGATTTGTTTACGATCATTGGGTAGGATCCCGACTGCCTCTAAACCCAAATTGTCTACATTTCCTAAGCGACCTCTTGAAATGAGTACTTGATTGACTGTTATCACCTCACCCTTGTTTGTTGTGAGTTGGAATCCTGTTTCTTCAGAGATTTTTTGATAACTGGTGATGGATGAATCCACATGGATTTGGATCCCAGCATTTTGCATGATGCGAGTCATTTCATTCGAAATGTCTTCATCTAAGAATCCGAGGATGCGACTTTGTGAATCGAATAAATGTACCTTCACACCAATATGGGCAAAAATCGTAGCATATTCAGAACCTATGATCCCAGCTCCAATGACGGCAAGAGTTCTTGGCATTTTTTTCATCGCAAACAATCCATCACTATCGTAAACTAATCCTTCTTCGAAGGGGATGTTTTCGTTTGTGGGACGCCTTGGGCTACTGCCTGTTGCAATGAGTATGTTTTCAGTTTCGTACACTTTTTTTCTGCCAGCTGAGTCTGTGACTTCTACTTGGTTTTTGTCGATGATTTTCCCCCAACCAGTGA
This Leptospira biflexa serovar Patoc strain 'Patoc 1 (Paris)' DNA region includes the following protein-coding sequences:
- a CDS encoding RNA polymerase sigma factor, whose translation is MSDNLVSMSQIYERSHKRIFDFLYKYTQNADTAMDLMQDSFLSFHKHYGNAGLSEEKSIMVLYTIARNLSINYAKKFSTSREIASDEIEFHSHNPKLETKAEYQDLEDRLYSFLGELSEEERSALLLKNVEGFQLVQIAEVLGVSVSTASRLVIKATEKVLAIAKRENLVPD
- the sthA gene encoding Si-specific NAD(P)(+) transhydrogenase translates to MSINRFDLIAIGGGPAAQKAAIQASKLGKKAAIIEKDPYLGGGCVHWGTIPSKSLQETSRFYRNLKLSNLHGLQSPQTAQLTLQELMFRAGTVIEKEEDVTREQMIQNRVTTLTGWGKIIDKNQVEVTDSAGRKKVYETENILIATGSSPRRPTNENIPFEEGLVYDSDGLFAMKKMPRTLAVIGAGIIGSEYATIFAHIGVKVHLFDSQSRILGFLDEDISNEMTRIMQNAGIQIHVDSSITSYQKISEETGFQLTTNKGEVITVNQVLISRGRLGNVDNLGLEAVGILPNDRKQIQVNENYQTNIPNIYACGDVIGFPSLASVSMYQGAYVAKHMFGLPSVPVDAEEFPIGIYTLPEIATIGPTEEALKKRGVPYGVGLAKFDTITRAQISGDQVGLLKILFDKQTRRVLGVHIISDKATELIALGQCVVNLKAPIEYFTEHIFNYPTMIGAYKNAANDALLREK